Part of the Ictalurus punctatus breed USDA103 chromosome 9, Coco_2.0, whole genome shotgun sequence genome is shown below.
tcaTTCCGTATTGATAATTAATGATAAATTTatatcttttttaaacaaagaccaGTAGAAAAAAGGTTTGAATTTAACCACTCTACTTTTAATTTACCCACTTTATTAAGGCAAACCacaaataatttgttttaatagCAAAATAGAATTTCAACACATTACTAATATCttatatgaatattaaataaataagtgctaaaaaaaactcctgaacttaataaataaaatgttacaaaatgtgtgAATCTAAAAGTGTAAATGTAGAACAATCAAGGCAAACTTTAAGGGAGATCAACATCGTATTATAGCGGAGAATGTGACTCATGGTGCTCTGGATTGTGCTCAGCCTGTTAGCACAGTTAGCCTAGTCTCACATAAAACTTCCACTTTAACACTTACTTCCGGATAACACTGTGTTGAGGTCCGCATCTGACGAGTCGAGCTCCTGCTCTGAGGACACTCACTGTCCTCCCCAGATCCGACATTTGACTCAAATCTTCTTTGCCCACTGTTCAGAGTCACACGCACTGTCATGTGCGAagtactgcgcatgcgcactacAAATCTCTCGCAGCTTGTGTTTCCGTACTTGGCCAGGATGGTTGTTTTGCAAAGCTTACACACAATGTTGTTCTGATGTTGGTCAGAcgaaaagaaaccaaaaaaatacTGCCACACTGGCAAGCTGACGTCCTTTTTATTCACAATTTCCTCGGCAGGCTCTGAACTCAGCTCTGAAAGGCTGTTTATGATCCAGGGACAGCGCACGCTTGAGGATTGATCATGCAAACAAATTTCATGTCTGTTTACTTTTTAATCGAGCGttatactgaacattttttctattgttAACAATAACCGTGTACCGATACGGttttatcgcccagccctacgtTAGAGACTCTCTTGCACTCTATACGGCTCCACCTCACATCACAGCTGCTTGTTAGATGCGTTGAGAGAGAAGGTTTGTTAAACTTACCACCAGGGTGTAAAACCTATGCTGAGTAGTGTTTGTGCAAGCTTATGTTCCACAATGGCAAATCACTAATCAGTGTTGTTTGTCCCACTTGTGCAATTCTTCTATCTTCATTTGAAACTCTATTCTTGCCTATTTTTACAAGTGATAAAAGTGAGTTATGTCAACTGTAACTGTTTCCTTCATGTCTGAGCCAGCTACTTACTACAACTCCACATTTTTGTCTGCACTCTTGATAGGAATCATAGTACAGGGTGTCTGAAAATTCAGTAACCAATGACTGTAAATCTACAtccacctatttttttttatttattatttacaaaataccGTATGCTCGACATGTTCACCTTTACACTCTATGCATTTTCTCAGCTGCTATATCATGTATGTGTGGATTTTGCGCAACAGTTTCCATTGGTTCTGGTTCCTGACTTTTTGGACATCCTGTATTTTGTAAATACGTAAATACTTCATGGTGCCATGACCAAATGTTTCTTTCGATAAGTTATATAAATACGTTGTATTCTAATATGTTCTATTCTGAAACTGTTCTATTAATGGAAAACGTTCTGATATTCAAATGATTCAAGATTCAGTGAATTTGCATGTCTGGTGATTATCTGGTGATTCTAGTGACTTTTGAGAATGTATTagctactttcccctgaaaagagTCGGCAACACTGAATATAATGCAACTAAATAATACAGTACACAAGCCATCACGTTTTTCAACTTATCCTCACCAGGCATGTGGTTTCCTTGTGGAAGGAAGAGGGCATCCTTGGAGACAGGGCCATGATTTGGTCCCATTTTCAAAGAGAGTTGTTTTAATTTTGGCAGGCGTTGTAATAGATTATGAAATGCTGCTGTAGGTATGGGTTTGCTGCAAGCATGGTAGTGAAGTGAAGTCAGAGTAGTGAGCTGGGAAAGCGCATTAATAATGTCCGACGTTGGAGCACAGACCACCTCACACAGGCTGAGATGCGACAGCTCGCGTAGTGCTGATAGTGATGTTAAACTCGGACAGATACACCGCCGAAGCACAAGTCGTGTTAGGTTTTTAAACTCACTAAGTGAATTAAGGGCATTGGCACAGCACACATCCAAAGTGATCGAATGAATCCATGGAAGCCGCAACGCAAGCTGTTTCCACTCTTTTCCATTTGTCTTAAGCACTACAACCGATGTTATCTTCCTGTTGCTGAGAGTTCTCCAGGAATGAGACGTGAATGAGTTGATTTTTTCAATGTACAGTGTGGTGTTCTTCCACAAAACAGGGCGATCAATCAGTCTCATAAAAAATCTACAGCTAGAGCGAACGCTTAATTTGTCAGGAGTGGAAAGAAACTGAAACACGTGGACCCACACTTCTTCTGGTAGTCTAAACTCTTCCATCATCTTCTCTATTACAGTAGCATACaccaaataaataatacttaatgtaataaaaatgtattttaattttcGATTTAAAACGATATTTATCACGGCGACGTTAAGTTCAGCAGTCAACATACATGCCTCTTCAAAACTTACTTGACTTCCTGGAACgcaaggttgccagatctgcGTACCAAAATCACCCAGTACAAACCGACCCAAGACCAATGCTACTTCCAAACCATCTGCAcgtatttgttttttaacatttaagtgCCACGCTTAACTCGAAGCTCCGAGGAGTGTGTCAGAAATCGACAgagtttaaatttaaaaaaaaaaaaaaaaaaaaaaaaaactgtgcatATCTGTGAATGTGCacacagttttatattttacgACTTGCGTGTGTGCCATTTCACTACATTACAACACATTTTGTGACGTTTCAAAATAACTCATATAGCATATATGAATATACTCATATAGCATATACATAACTCATATAGCATATAAAAGTATATTAATTCTCTGTTGGGAACAGCATCAGTTACCACAGCAGATTCTATTTAGTATCTGtaatattcaatttttttttaatctgaaagaatttttttttaaattatttttggatAGCTAAATTGGAAATTTTAATTGGAAAACTAAttaaactaatttttttttacataaaaaaaaaacatcaaaacatcCCATGTTTTTAGGCTTCTTGTTTACTAGGGTAGACAAATGttcaaatattgttttaaattttatgtCAAAAGATTTTTTGTCTGCTATAACCTTAGCAAGTTTCCTAAAGTGTTTATGCTTGCGAGACAGATTGCATGTGTGGTAATGATCGGGCAGCATCGTTGCTAACTGATCTGCAGCCCCTGGCAGTTTGTAAATTGGGAGTAGGTAATCACAATCTATGCCATTTTTGTATATATGAGTGGACAATATGGTGCAATTTTTAGTCCCATTGTGCGATTGAAAGTAACCATCTTGCGAAAATAGGAGCCTGCGGAGTACAGACCTTAGAGCCAGAGCATGTGCGGTAGACATGGCTGATCGGACAGTATGTCCTCTTCTTGTCTGCCCATATTACTCAAGGACATGTCCCTGCTACACTGCCGGTAGCACACACATTAAGAAATAAactacacagatcagccataacattaaaaccactggccTAATATTGTGttggtcccccttgtgctgccaaaacagctctgacccattgaggcatggcctcaaaaacactttaaaaatatGTTAGCTTAATTGGTCTGACTATAATATACAGTGCCAAATAATATGTAAGCTTATTTCAGATAATGAAACAGTTGAATGCACTCCACACTACATCACTGACCAATgcctatactgtatatttacagaTGATTCACACCTGCTCAGGGAAGGTCAGGAGGACCCACACCCTGTCATGGAAGGTCAGGAGAAGGAGATGTTTAATGATCTAGGATTTTTCATTCAGGCCACAAAATCAGTTGAAGATGTCTGATGACCAGAAATACCATTTACTCAGGAACTTATAGTTTAATAATATTCCAGTAAAGTTCCTTAAATGTGTTCTGTTGTTAGTGTAGTCTTTAAACTTATGaacactgtgcgtgtgtgtgtgtgtgtgtgtgggggggggggggggtctgaaaAAGGTGGTACATGATCTTGGTCATCAATTTGACAACATTGTAGTAAATATTTTCGGTGCATCAAAAAGCATGCTCGTTAAGATACCAGCAGACAAGCTAAACCAGCACAAATTAGTGAATAAAAAGTTACCAAAATGAAGTATTTGTACCtaataattaaatacaaaatgagGGGGAAAACTGCAGAAACGtccacattttgaaaaaaaacgACCCCCCTTCCACTAGGCTGGCTATAGgcctgctatatatatatatatatatatatatatatatatatatatatatatatatatatatatatatatatatatatatatatatatatttatatatttatatatatatatttggtgcCAACCTATCGTAGGGCAAATATGGATAATATAAGTCgtggattattattatattatatatacagccTGTGACTGTACTGCCGCGGAACAATTGTTCCTAGGTATTGTATAGGTATACCTATAGAAAAAGTATATATAACAACAATTTAGTTATTTAATATTACACTTTGTTGATATCATTCTATATACAATATAGATGAATACTAGATATGAATATAAAtctgtttaatgtaaaaaatatatatatatatatatatatatatatatatatatatatatatatatatatatatatatatatatatatatatatatatatatatgagaaacTATTATCGAATCCGGTTGCTGCACACTTTACGGATATGACGTAATTACTACGCGGCACGTTAGCTCGATGGGAAAATTCAAAAGAACCGCTCAATGCAACTGCGATGGGTGGGGGATTCAGGTTTTTGTCGGTTAGTATAATTTTGTTTTCTTCGGAATTCAAGAAATTCTCAGAAGTTGCTTGTTTGGTATTATAGTGTTATGAGGCGTCTATCTTGCGCTGAAAATCGGTTTGTTTCTAGAAAATGTTTCTTATTAACGGCTTAACGCGTTGGCGATTATCACTGAGTTTTCTAATTTCAGAACGATACATTAGTAATACTAATTTTTCAGTGACGATGTGCAGTCCTATCTACAGAATAATTATAACGTTTGCTTCACAGTGTCACGAAAACTAGATAGTCAATGAACTAAGCAATATAACTAATTTAGCGTAGTAGGCGAACGCCCATGTTATGGCCTGTTTTTGTGTACTACTCTGATATTGAATCCTTTGCTTACGTTAATATTCTGTTATTGCAGGCGATGTACCTATAGAACTGTATTGAAAAAATCAGAAGTTAGTTGGATATGTTATGCTTTTCAAAACAATTTAAATTTGCTTTTGACctgtaaaaaaaagtaattaacaGACTATACTATATTTTCCTT
Proteins encoded:
- the im:7136021 gene encoding uncharacterized protein im:7136021, with product MLTAELNVAVINIVLNRKLKYIFITLSIIYLVYATVIEKMMEEFRLPEEVWVHVFQFLSTPDKLSVRSSCRFFMRLIDRPVLWKNTTLYIEKINSFTSHSWRTLSNRKITSVVVLKTNGKEWKQLALRLPWIHSITLDVCCANALNSLSEFKNLTRLVLRRCICPSLTSLSALRELSHLSLCEVVCAPTSDIINALSQLTTLTSLHYHACSKPIPTAAFHNLLQRLPKLKQLSLKMGPNHGPVSKDALFLPQGNHMPEGSRCRVPALISLELLNYMDPILSPVALQGLPSLKFLTVQYRDWSPKSKLCHLKTWLSTMPLLSKLNISLGPPLGVYANSVPATVQHLSLKGVTAEFKALRDLAHRVPDLLHLHLDLCFHKTQRVIAEVPWLFPKLQSLAIRHYKVPVEELLGLAQLSHLKHLVILDPTTGPNSALMDLTQKMHIQTNYRVIIHLSGPEHPNACLCANY